The Setaria viridis chromosome 6, Setaria_viridis_v4.0, whole genome shotgun sequence genome includes the window TTTCCTTCATTAGGTTCCTAGGGACATGGCTGGTAAAGAAGTAATGATCAAGTCAGTGGCCCAAGCATTACCAACCTACACTATGGGAGTTTTCAGGTTGCCACTAACCCTTTGTGATGAATATATGCAACTGATCAGACAGTTCTTCTGGGGAGCAGAAAATGGAAAAAGGAGGACACACTAGCTTGCATGGGACCATCCGTTGCTACCAAAATCTGCAAGTGGTTTGGGATTCAGAGATTTAAGGCTCTTTAACCTGGCCCTCTTAGCTCGTCAGGGTTGGAGGCTCTTGTATAACCCTGACAACTTATGTGCAAGATTGCCGAAAGCTAAATACTACCCAAATGGGAATCTAATGAATACGGTGTTCACGGGGAATGCATCACCAACATGGAAGGCAGTTGAACATGGACTAGAGCTGCTGAAGAGTGGAATAATTTGGAGAGTAGGCGACGGCAATCAGATTAGAATATGGAGAGATAATTGGATCCCGAGGCTATCTTCTATGAAGGTAGTCgctagaccacgccgtcctcgTGTCCGTTGGGTCCGTGAACTTGTCTCCCAGAATTATAATGAGTGGGATCAGGATATGGTAAGGGATGTGTTCCACAAAATAGATGCTGatgaaatattgaaaataaaGCTCCCAACCCGGAGAACAAAAGATACTAGCATGGAACTATGAGAAGACATGTCTGTTCTCGGTGAAAAGTGCTTACCGGCTGGAATGCTGAAAAATGGACTTGAACTAGTTCAACTTCTGATAGGGGTGTAATGTGGAAGAAAATATGGTCAAATCGTTTGCTTGGCGTCTCGCTCGCAATGCCTTGCCAACGAATGCAAATAAGATGAGGAGGAATATCATGGAGTATGGTACATGCGACATTTGTGGGCTAGAGCTCAATGATGGAAGACACATGCAGTTATAAACTGCCCTCATTGCGAGGATGGTGCTGAAGAATATGAGGAAAGCCTGGCCACTACCTGATGAGAAACAATTGCAGACCCCCGGACCTGATTGGTTGCTGTTGATACTGCATAAACTATCGAAAGAGGAGGTGGCGATATTCTTGATGATTCTATGGAGGAATTGGACTGATCGAAATGAATTGACTCATGGTGGGCGCTTCTCTGAATTTGGATCACTACTGAGACTAGAAGCTATGTGCAACTCCACTATGCTCATTAGTTCCCTGAAACGAGGTGATGCCAAAATGGAAAACATCTTGGGATTGCCGATGAAAGATCAGGCCCGTATGAAGTACTCACCAATCTCTCAAACACCAGTCAGATGGCAGCCTCCAGATAGGGGTTGGATTAAGATAAATGTCAATGCAAGCTACATTGAGGAAACAGGCCAGGCAAGTGCAGGTTACTTGGTACGTAATGATCAAGGGGTGGTCATTGTTTCTGGTTGGCGACTCCTGTTTCATTGCTCATCTGCGGATGAAGCGGAGCTTTTAGCTTTGTAAAGAAGGTTTGGCAATAGCTCAACAATGGTCACATGAGCCAGCAGTCCCGGAGACGGACAGTGCTAATTGTGTTGCAGGAATAGCATGGAAGAAGCTTGAGCGATCTATAATGGCGGCAATCTTGCAAGACAGAtataggcctggtttggttccctgacttatttttaagcacccgtcacatcgaatgtttagatactaattaggagtattaaacgtagactatttacaaaaccaattacataagtggaggctaaacgacgagacgaatctattaagcctaattagtccatgatttgacaatgtgttgctacagtaaacatttgctaatgatgaattaattaggcttaatagattcgtctcgccgtttagcctccacttatgtaatgggttttgtaaataatctacgtttaatacccttaattagtgtctaaacattcgatgtgacgggtgcttaaaaataagtcagggAACCAAACAGGTCCATAAAAGACCTGAAGGAGGGATACGTGAAGTTGGAAGTAAACAGGATAAAGAGAGATCAAAGTGTAATTGCTCATGAATTAGCTAAGCATGCTAGAGTAGCTAATCACTCAGCTGTTTGGGTAGCTGGAATACTGGGTTACTTAGAGTAACTGCTACAAAATGATTGTAACCCTGCCTAAGTAATGAGATCTTTCTTTTCCTCCCAAAAAAAGGTTCCTAGTGACAATTAATAAGGATCTCTCGTGCGGATTCATAAGTTCATAACATGCCCAAAGAGTCCATGCACGATTTCTATTATTTGGACTTGAAAAGATTCGAGTAAACTTCGAGTTGCCAAAGGCAACCTCTTCAAGCTATAGTAAGCAAAGATTATAACATGTTCTAGGTTCAAATGAAAAGGTCGAGAAAAATTTTGAAGACCCAAACATAACGTATATtttcaaatatttttcttttgttggcACCAAGTGCATATTATCTGCAGTTCAAACACATATTATAGCATTACTAGCATATACATATTATCCTTATTTGGGCTTTCGCGGAGATAATTTGCACTACAGTACCTCGGAAGAATGGaaaatttgttttttcttcGTGTCTTACGCGATGAGCCGACGTTGTGTGGCAGTGGACCATCTGACAACTGAGTCCCAGATGTCAGGTTCCGGCCAATAGCAGACCAGGCAGTCTGTCATGAGCCTACCGCACGCGCCTCGAGATTCGGACCTAGGCAACACGAGGTCCCCCACACGTGCAAGCTAGCCTCGCTGTACGGCGCACGTGCCTAGGCGCCTAGGCTGTGCATGGGCTGCTGTACGGCGTCTCCGCATTCGAGTTTCAGCGCGGAAGCCCAGAGCTCACGGGTCGCATTGCTATTGCCATCGTGCAGGATTGCAGGTGCTGCAGTTCAAACCACGAGCACGATTTTAGGAACCATGAAGCCATGGAGCAGGAAGAAATGTCGCCAGAAAAGAGCAGGAAAAATGTGAGAAAACACTGAAAGCTACGGATGTTCGACAAAGAAGAAAATGATCATGTAACTTTAGTAGCAAGCAGAAACTTTTCAAAAAACCTGAGAGGCCCATTAAGGATTAAACTGAGGCTCTCTTCCATCTAGAAAAAGCAATAATATCCTGTTTATTTAAGTTTTCTAGCAGCTTATTAGCATGAAAAAGTCAGAAGGTTAAACAAATAATGAATTTTTTTGTGCGGCTTCCGGAACGTTAGAGTATAGAAAATCtaagtttatatggaaagctggAAAACTCAATTGAGCTTTTCGTAGCCTTTTATGCCTAGAAAGCTAAACATATGATCTTCTAAAAGTTACTGTtagcttttcagaaaaaaaaaccagcAACATCTTTTCAGAAAGATCTAAAAGTTGCGGCTCAAACAAATAGACCTCACCCACTGATTTGGTGAATTACGTCAGTGATCATCGATTGATACGGAGAATTACGTCGGTCTTCCTTCTTCGGCAGTAGGATTCGTTTCATGCATTAACGTGCGGGGTTTTTTTGGACATAATTTGGATGTCTTCAAAATTATTACCTTTAGAATTTTACTATGCTTTGGATGCTATAGAATCTTTCTAactctttatttttattatcaTTTAGATGGCTTGAAGAAACATCCTTGGAGCCTATAAACACCTACAAAGATATATCTTGACAAACATCTAATGACCATATTGTCGATTACCAAAATCATAAAAATTGTCTTAGGACAATTTTTCTTACAATGCATGTATTTATATGGAGTTGTACCTCGTAATGAGCAGGAGGACCTTCTTCAACCTGCAGACTGCTAAAATTCGTCATCGGGGTGAAAGGGGCTCCTCATCATCAGGCTGAGGGGGACTCCTTGCTCCATGCTGAGGGGGACTCCTTGCTCCATCCCCTAGATCGCTCTGCTCCGCTTTATCGGCCCATGCCTTCATTAGTTCCCCCAGACCGTTCCCTTCCGTTAGATCTGGCTCTGACTTCATTGTTCTAAGCGGATAGTAGCAGCCGTAAAAATTCTGCAGAACCACCAAACAGTATCTGATTATCTATCATTGTATTCCATCAGACAGAAACATTTGCACAACTGCACAAGCTGAAAACACACACACAGCACCTATTGTTATTATTGGGCAATGGAACGCTCTCTTTACTTTAAGCCAATACCTATATTCTTTAGAGTATTAGTCTGATGCCAGTAAACGCAGGTTTACTAACTAATCGATATGACAGAGATAAGCAGGTGATTTCCATATTCTGTTTTCTCTGTCGGCACCCTTATATCTGTCTTTCTATGAAGTGGAACAGAGGTCTCTGGGAAGTGGGAACGAAAGAAACAATATAATAGATGATAAGTAGCACGATTAAAGCAAATAAGTATACAAAAGTAGAGTGAATAGCTTGGTACGATACAATTTGCTAGTACACTTACAAAGTACTTGATGTGCACGAGCTTCATCTTGTTCTCCTCTGATTGACACCACTGTTTCAGTCCATGATTGTTCTCGATCTGTAGCTTCTGGAGGTTCGTGAGTTGTTGTATAGATGATGGCAAGGTCTTGATCATCTCGCAGTCTGAAATGTGCAGGCTTTTGAGAGACTTGAGATCGCCAAGCCATTCCGGCAACATCGATATGTTGTGGCATGAGCTCAACTCCAGCGATTGGAGGGACCCAAGCTGCCGCATGATATCTGGCAACCATGTCATTCTGTCGAGAAAATCGATTTTGAGCTCGTGGATAGCAAGTAAGTGGTAAAGCAGCCTCCAACTCCCGCAGTAACTCTTGCTCGAGACCTCTAACCTAGTACTTGGTGCATTGGAGTCCAAATGGCCGAAGTTATCCCCTGCATCACCTGAGTTAAGCACCTCATCGCTGTCAATGATTTTCCAGCAGCGAAACATAGGTGGGCATGGTTTCAGCCTCAACATAGGGCAATTCCTTGTCTCCAATACATCAAGCACAGGGAACATGAACTCTTCTGTACCATCACCGACACAGTATGTTGTGTTCCACTCTTCTAGTCTTTCCATGTCTGACAAAGCAAATCTTGAGAGCTGAAGGAATGCTCGTCGGCTGCCACATATATCTCCACTGATCTTTGTGATGCTGCTCAAAGATGCAAGATACAGCTCTTTTAGGTTTGATAACTGTCCTAGTTGTGGCAGACTGCTGCACCACGGTAGATTCTGCAATCGAATAGAAACAAGATTTGGGAGGTGGTGGGAAATGCCCACGAACCATTTTGGAAAACTAATGCTGCTATACCCCTCTACCTCCAGGTGCCTCAGGCCACTTGGTGGAACTAGTTCTTCCAAgacatccttgtcctccagatTACGAGCAGCCTCCATGGTCCAGTGAAATGTTATTGTCAAGAGGTTTTCTTTATTGCACAATTCAATTCCATTTGCTTCCCCTGGAATCCTTACATTCTCGAGACAGCTTATTTCAAGCTCAGAAGAATTTATACTCTCGAGCTGATGAAGATTGCTGACAGAGTCATCATCGTTTGAGCGGACCACTAAATGGTGTAATGGGTTACATTTGAGCTCGGATTTTCTGATGTAATTCTTCAGATTCTCCGAGCAGCCATTAACCAGCAGCAGCTCCAGACTATCGATTGAGCCTACACTCTCAGGAAGGCAACTCAAATTTCTGCACCCTGAGAGATCTAATGTGCGTAGCCTTTTGAGATTACCGATACTTCCGGGTAGAGAAAAGAAGTCATTACCAGACAAGTCAAGATGCTCTAGGTTGGTGAAGATGCTGATAGAACCATTACTTCCCCAAGAGTCCAATTGCCGACCATTGAGGCTCTCTGATAAGTTCAAGTACTTGAGTTCAGCAAGGCTGCCCAATGCTTTTGGACTAACACAAAAGCACCGTGACAAATCTACATGCAACAAATTTGTGAGCTTCCCAAAAGAGTATGGCAATTCTGCAATTTTGGGACAGCCTGATAAGCTGAAATACTTGAGCTCAATGAGGCTGCCTAGATCATGTGGTAATTTTTGAAGATTGGAGCACCCTGACAAATTCAAATACTGTAGACACGTGAGAGCACATGTAGCTTCTGGTATCCCTTCAAGACTGGAGCAGGAAGATAATTCTAGGTGCAACATTTTCTTAAGATTTCCAAGAGATTTTGGTAATTTGACTATTTCAGTACAACCTGATAAATCAAGATGCTGCAAATTTGTGAGCCTAATAATGCTGCCTGGAAGCCTTCGATTTTTCATCCCCGGAGCAATAAGAAACCTCAGTTGCTTCAGCTGGCTAATAGAGGCTGGAAACTTGCAAATGGAGGATTCAGTCAAATCAAGAACACGCAAACACTTCGCAAATGAGAAGGCACCACCACGCAGACTGAGTTTGCTACAGTCCTGAAAACCCATGGCCCGTAACTTGGCTGGTAAGATGGTTGACATCTTCAATGGCTTGCTACAATGTGTGAGCAACG containing:
- the LOC117859945 gene encoding uncharacterized protein isoform X3, yielding MAGVAGLLTSAIVKMVGDKLGSTIGQQANLVWTFSRDLEHMKDTLESMAAVLKDAERRSIWEDSVQLWLKRLKHAALDISDMLDQVQANSKPTSRKMVGVVSCLDIAPKISMVNKMRKMRDKLRKIEEDHLNFKFESCHRIDIEHQFTDRETTSKVIEAGILGRDKERRRVIELLSACNDKDGLQILPIFGLGGIGKTTLAQLVFNDIHFNDYDHRVWVYVSQIFDLRKIGNTIISQVLKEGIHHGDSREFIYQRLQELLHDKKTLIILDDLWETDDTHLKELKLMLNVSSKMKVLVTTRNEEIANRICTITPCRLRPLNNAMCWDIIKKNMNFESREDKQQLEQLGLVIASKCGGVPLAAQALGFMLSRMDLKQWEEVSSSDIWNEPFAENSVLPSLKLTYIAMPPYLRLCFSYCAIFPRGHIIAKDSLIHQWIALDFIKPSNIFSDIQLAEKYVGQLLCMSFLQHSKLPTSAKRRHCVFTMHDLVYDLARLVIDDELTIYNANKVRNTAGQKYCRYALLTHCSKPLKMSTILPAKLRAMGFQDCSKLSLRGGAFSFAKCLRVLDLTESSICKFPASISQLKQLRFLIAPGMKNRRLPGSIIRLTNLQHLDLSGCTEIVKLPKSLGNLKKMLHLELSSCSSLEGIPEATCALTCLQYLNLSGCSNLQKLPHDLGSLIELKYFSLSGCPKIAELPYSFGKLTNLLHVDLSRCFCVSPKALGSLAELKYLNLSESLNGRQLDSWGSNGSISIFTNLEHLDLSGNDFFSLPGSIGNLKRLRTLDLSGCRNLSCLPESVGSIDSLELLLVNGCSENLKNYIRKSELKCNPLHHLVVRSNDDDSVSNLHQLESINSSELEISCLENVRIPGEANGIELCNKENLLTITFHWTMEAARNLEDKDVLEELVPPSGLRHLEVEGYSSISFPKWFVGISHHLPNLVSIRLQNLPWCSSLPQLGQLSNLKELYLASLSSITKISGDICGSRRAFLQLSRFALSDMERLEEWNTTYCVGDGTEEFMFPVLDVLETRNCPMLRLKPCPPMFRCWKIIDSDEVLNSGDAGDNFGHLDSNAPSTRLEVSSKSYCGSWRLLYHLLAIHELKIDFLDRMTWLPDIMRQLGSLQSLELSSCHNISMLPEWLGDLKSLKSLHISDCEMIKTLPSSIQQLTNLQKLQIENNHGLKQWCQSEENKMKLVHIKYFNFYGCYYPLRTMKSEPDLTEGNGLGELMKAWADKAEQSDLGDGARSPPQHGARSPPQPDDEEPLSPR
- the LOC117859945 gene encoding uncharacterized protein isoform X1, with the translated sequence MIEAVTHAACHGAAFWMLTSSQSMAVTHPPNSYSCSEYQERREVPLPVGALVPQLPRTLHRRPLVSTFGVPAVSFHAHHLAPVVLPVELDSRLEELSHGLGDFSRKVSTSAQQLLQVEYLRGGEGRVIWSSAAMAGVAGLLTSAIVKMVGDKLGSTIGQQANLVWTFSRDLEHMKDTLESMAAVLKDAERRSIWEDSVQLWLKRLKHAALDISDMLDQVQANSKPTSRKMVGVVSCLDIAPKISMVNKMRKMRDKLRKIEEDHLNFKFESCHRIDIEHQFTDRETTSKVIEAGILGRDKERRRVIELLSACNDKDGLQILPIFGLGGIGKTTLAQLVFNDIHFNDYDHRVWVYVSQIFDLRKIGNTIISQVLKEGIHHGDSREFIYQRLQELLHDKKTLIILDDLWETDDTHLKELKLMLNVSSKMKVLVTTRNEEIANRICTITPCRLRPLNNAMCWDIIKKNMNFESREDKQQLEQLGLVIASKCGGVPLAAQALGFMLSRMDLKQWEEVSSSDIWNEPFAENSVLPSLKLTYIAMPPYLRLCFSYCAIFPRGHIIAKDSLIHQWIALDFIKPSNIFSDIQLAEKYVGQLLCMSFLQHSKLPTSAKRRHCVFTMHDLVYDLARLVIDDELTIYNANKVRNTAGQKYCRYALLTHCSKPLKMSTILPAKLRAMGFQDCSKLSLRGGAFSFAKCLRVLDLTESSICKFPASISQLKQLRFLIAPGMKNRRLPGSIIRLTNLQHLDLSGCTEIVKLPKSLGNLKKMLHLELSSCSSLEGIPEATCALTCLQYLNLSGCSNLQKLPHDLGSLIELKYFSLSGCPKIAELPYSFGKLTNLLHVDLSRCFCVSPKALGSLAELKYLNLSESLNGRQLDSWGSNGSISIFTNLEHLDLSGNDFFSLPGSIGNLKRLRTLDLSGCRNLSCLPESVGSIDSLELLLVNGCSENLKNYIRKSELKCNPLHHLVVRSNDDDSVSNLHQLESINSSELEISCLENVRIPGEANGIELCNKENLLTITFHWTMEAARNLEDKDVLEELVPPSGLRHLEVEGYSSISFPKWFVGISHHLPNLVSIRLQNLPWCSSLPQLGQLSNLKELYLASLSSITKISGDICGSRRAFLQLSRFALSDMERLEEWNTTYCVGDGTEEFMFPVLDVLETRNCPMLRLKPCPPMFRCWKIIDSDEVLNSGDAGDNFGHLDSNAPSTRLEVSSKSYCGSWRLLYHLLAIHELKIDFLDRMTWLPDIMRQLGSLQSLELSSCHNISMLPEWLGDLKSLKSLHISDCEMIKTLPSSIQQLTNLQKLQIENNHGLKQWCQSEENKMKLVHIKYFNFYGCYYPLRTMKSEPDLTEGNGLGELMKAWADKAEQSDLGDGARSPPQHGARSPPQPDDEEPLSPR
- the LOC117859945 gene encoding uncharacterized protein isoform X2, yielding MIEAVTHAACHGAAFWMLTSSQSMAVTHPPNSYSCSEYQERREVPLPVGALVPQLPRTLHRRPLVSTFGVPAVSFHAHHLAPVVLPVELDSRLEELSHGLGDFSRKVSTSAQQLLQEYLRGGEGRVIWSSAAMAGVAGLLTSAIVKMVGDKLGSTIGQQANLVWTFSRDLEHMKDTLESMAAVLKDAERRSIWEDSVQLWLKRLKHAALDISDMLDQVQANSKPTSRKMVGVVSCLDIAPKISMVNKMRKMRDKLRKIEEDHLNFKFESCHRIDIEHQFTDRETTSKVIEAGILGRDKERRRVIELLSACNDKDGLQILPIFGLGGIGKTTLAQLVFNDIHFNDYDHRVWVYVSQIFDLRKIGNTIISQVLKEGIHHGDSREFIYQRLQELLHDKKTLIILDDLWETDDTHLKELKLMLNVSSKMKVLVTTRNEEIANRICTITPCRLRPLNNAMCWDIIKKNMNFESREDKQQLEQLGLVIASKCGGVPLAAQALGFMLSRMDLKQWEEVSSSDIWNEPFAENSVLPSLKLTYIAMPPYLRLCFSYCAIFPRGHIIAKDSLIHQWIALDFIKPSNIFSDIQLAEKYVGQLLCMSFLQHSKLPTSAKRRHCVFTMHDLVYDLARLVIDDELTIYNANKVRNTAGQKYCRYALLTHCSKPLKMSTILPAKLRAMGFQDCSKLSLRGGAFSFAKCLRVLDLTESSICKFPASISQLKQLRFLIAPGMKNRRLPGSIIRLTNLQHLDLSGCTEIVKLPKSLGNLKKMLHLELSSCSSLEGIPEATCALTCLQYLNLSGCSNLQKLPHDLGSLIELKYFSLSGCPKIAELPYSFGKLTNLLHVDLSRCFCVSPKALGSLAELKYLNLSESLNGRQLDSWGSNGSISIFTNLEHLDLSGNDFFSLPGSIGNLKRLRTLDLSGCRNLSCLPESVGSIDSLELLLVNGCSENLKNYIRKSELKCNPLHHLVVRSNDDDSVSNLHQLESINSSELEISCLENVRIPGEANGIELCNKENLLTITFHWTMEAARNLEDKDVLEELVPPSGLRHLEVEGYSSISFPKWFVGISHHLPNLVSIRLQNLPWCSSLPQLGQLSNLKELYLASLSSITKISGDICGSRRAFLQLSRFALSDMERLEEWNTTYCVGDGTEEFMFPVLDVLETRNCPMLRLKPCPPMFRCWKIIDSDEVLNSGDAGDNFGHLDSNAPSTRLEVSSKSYCGSWRLLYHLLAIHELKIDFLDRMTWLPDIMRQLGSLQSLELSSCHNISMLPEWLGDLKSLKSLHISDCEMIKTLPSSIQQLTNLQKLQIENNHGLKQWCQSEENKMKLVHIKYFNFYGCYYPLRTMKSEPDLTEGNGLGELMKAWADKAEQSDLGDGARSPPQHGARSPPQPDDEEPLSPR